Below is a window of Natranaerobius trueperi DNA.
TTTACCGATTGAAGATCATAAGAAGATCCTTGAAAAAAAAGCTGCTACGGTAGTAGAAAATGAAATAAAATCTGCATTAGAAAGAACTCAAAAGTTACAAGCAGATGTTTTTGGATTTGGAGAAGCTATCCATAATGAATTTCCAGATCAATGGAATGAAATTGAAGAAGAATGGCCAGATATTTTTGCTGAATTACCGAGTGAAGTAGAAGTACAGGTAAATATCAGAAGGACTGGATTAATTAGGGATAGATTTGATGAATAGTGGGTGGAAACCATGTTTGAGATTATAGGGATATTTATGATTTCAATAGTAATAGCTATTTTTGAAATGCCAGACTTAATACAAAACAAACTATGGAAAGAATTAGTGACATTTATATTTTTGTTAACCTTAGGTACAGGAATTTTGATAATGCACTTACTATAATAGGAGGATAAATATGTTCATAAATGAACGTATTTCAGGTTCACAGGCTTTTATTTTAACTGTAGCGGCAGCATTAGGGCTTGTTTTTCTTGATATACCTACAGTGTCTTTAGAAGAAGGGGGGAGGCAAGGGTGGTTAAGTGTATTACCTGGGTATATGACAGCTATAATTATGGTTTATGCTGTCATAAAATTAGGTAATAGGTACCCAAGTAAAACAATTATACAATATGCACCAGATGTGATGGGTACAATTTTAGGAAAACTTTTTGGTTTATTATTAATCATTTCGTTTACTATAGTAGCTGGTCTATTAATTCGTATGAATACTGAACTATTACTTTTTTTAATGCCAGAAACACCACCAGTTGCTTTCGATATTCTAATCATGACACTTGTAATATATGTAGTAAAATGGGGGTTTGAGGTTTTTGCTAGAGTATGTCAAATACTAGTTCCTCTGATCATATTGGGGTTAACTGGAATCTTTTTTTTAAGCTATGAGAATCTTGAATTAGAGAATTTTTATCCTTTATTTGAAGAAGGGATGTTAGAACCTTTAGGTGCTTTTATACATTCAGTTGCATTTGCAACAGAACCTGTATTATTTATGGCTTTTTGGTATTGTACTCTTAGAACCCAAAAA
It encodes the following:
- a CDS encoding GerAB/ArcD/ProY family transporter, which translates into the protein MFINERISGSQAFILTVAAALGLVFLDIPTVSLEEGGRQGWLSVLPGYMTAIIMVYAVIKLGNRYPSKTIIQYAPDVMGTILGKLFGLLLIISFTIVAGLLIRMNTELLLFLMPETPPVAFDILIMTLVIYVVKWGFEVFARVCQILVPLIILGLTGIFFLSYENLELENFYPLFEEGMLEPLGAFIHSVAFATEPVLFMAFWYCTLRTQKSAFRLSAVALISVGLLLTVVTVVTLGTIGLEKVLNHTFSIFTLTRLIEILEFMEGFEGLLTIVWISASFIKVSILLYPAVIGLAQWLNLKDYKHFVTPYALITIGVAKTPDTVGDLQEMLSLANIYLILPLGLFLIVMAIVAAIRGVQDS